Proteins encoded in a region of the Gemmatimonadaceae bacterium genome:
- a CDS encoding M28 family peptidase: MRFAASAVATLSLASLPVDIAAQKAPAAPAAAKSLPLKHTPEPTTAAITAADLMTRLYIFADDSMMGRELGTQYHLKATAYIESEVRRLGLTPAGDSGTFFQDLPVFDHKVSPKTSISIEGKSFALGTDFVPRDNSLFGGKVRPIDNTQVIFGGTLTLPVDTAKLVAPTAAEGKFVVLAVANGPNGKPLIAGYRQPLTGYYLKSAAVAVVSLEGFEPDERKALMEASEGLDDPPPGGMPQEMLPAFLYVTRAMGAALAGKSLDSLTRAAPGGTIHGAIVFDSVRAPARNVVAILKGSDPKLAGQYVAIGAHNDHIGFNHTPVDHDSLRAFDAVVRPQGEDDRDRPATAEEQTKIRQIIDSLRKKNPPRLDSIYNGADDDGSGTVATLEIAEAFAKGPAKPKRSILFVWHAGEEKGLWGSQYFTDHPTVPRDSIVAQLNMDMIGRGASYDIKGGGPTYLQLIGSRRLSTELGDIVEAVNKTQPRPFKIDYQFDANGHPQQYYCRSDHYEYARYGIPIAFFSTGGHRDYHEVTDEPQYIDYDHLARVATLVYDIALKVANLEHRPVVDHPKPDPMGQCVQ; the protein is encoded by the coding sequence GTGCGATTCGCCGCGTCGGCGGTCGCGACGCTGTCACTCGCCTCACTGCCGGTGGACATCGCGGCGCAGAAGGCGCCCGCTGCTCCGGCGGCGGCCAAATCGTTGCCTCTCAAGCACACACCCGAGCCGACGACCGCCGCGATCACTGCGGCCGACTTGATGACTCGCCTCTATATCTTCGCCGACGATTCGATGATGGGGCGCGAACTCGGCACGCAATACCACCTCAAGGCGACGGCCTACATCGAATCCGAAGTGCGGAGACTCGGCCTGACCCCTGCCGGCGACAGCGGAACCTTCTTCCAGGATCTCCCGGTCTTCGATCACAAGGTGTCGCCGAAGACTTCCATAAGCATCGAGGGAAAGTCGTTCGCCCTGGGCACCGATTTCGTTCCGCGCGATAACTCGTTGTTTGGCGGCAAGGTGCGGCCGATCGACAACACACAGGTCATCTTCGGAGGGACGCTCACGCTCCCGGTGGACACGGCGAAGCTCGTCGCGCCGACGGCCGCCGAAGGAAAGTTCGTGGTCCTCGCGGTGGCCAACGGGCCCAATGGCAAACCGCTGATCGCCGGCTATCGACAGCCGCTCACCGGCTACTATCTCAAGTCCGCGGCCGTGGCGGTCGTCTCGCTCGAGGGCTTCGAGCCCGATGAGCGGAAGGCGCTGATGGAGGCGTCCGAGGGGCTCGACGACCCGCCGCCCGGCGGCATGCCACAGGAAATGCTGCCGGCGTTCTTATACGTCACGCGGGCGATGGGCGCCGCGCTCGCGGGCAAGTCGCTCGACAGCCTCACGCGCGCCGCGCCGGGTGGGACCATCCACGGCGCGATCGTCTTCGATTCGGTCCGCGCTCCGGCGCGCAACGTAGTCGCGATTCTCAAGGGGAGCGATCCCAAACTTGCCGGCCAATACGTCGCGATCGGCGCGCATAACGATCATATCGGCTTCAACCACACGCCGGTGGATCACGATTCTCTTCGCGCGTTCGACGCAGTCGTCCGTCCGCAGGGCGAGGACGATCGCGACCGCCCGGCGACGGCCGAGGAGCAGACGAAAATTCGGCAGATCATCGACAGCCTCCGGAAGAAAAATCCGCCGCGGCTGGACTCGATCTACAACGGCGCCGACGACGACGGCTCGGGCACCGTGGCCACGCTGGAAATCGCCGAAGCGTTCGCGAAAGGCCCGGCCAAACCGAAGCGCTCCATTCTCTTCGTCTGGCACGCCGGAGAAGAGAAAGGCCTCTGGGGCTCGCAGTACTTCACCGACCATCCAACGGTCCCGCGCGATTCGATCGTCGCGCAGCTCAACATGGACATGATCGGGCGCGGCGCGTCATACGACATCAAAGGCGGCGGGCCAACGTACCTGCAACTGATTGGCTCCCGCCGGCTCTCGACCGAACTGGGAGACATCGTCGAGGCGGTCAACAAGACGCAGCCGAGGCCGTTCAAGATCGACTATCAGTTCGACGCAAATGGACATCCGCAGCAGTACTACTGCCGCAGCGACCATTACGAGTACGCGCGATACGGAATTCCGATCGCTTTCTTCTCGACCGGCGGCCACCGCGACTACCACGAGGTGACCGACGAGCCGCAGTACATCGACTACGACCATCTCGCGCGTGTCGCGACGCTGGTGTACGACATTGCGCTCAAGGTGGCGAACCTCGAGCATCGGCCGGTGGTCGATCATCCCAAGCCGGACCCGATGGGTCAGTGTGTACAGTGA
- a CDS encoding protein kinase: protein MADHQDDDEQPSAAGPAGQRAGGTGTSDTGPHPAASPHPLLDSHLGSGLIAQQPTPAPDQTVAVTKVCPQCGGEYETSDRFCPKDGSPLRPKTGGDPLVGRVIADRYLILARLGEGGMGRVYLAEHVKMNRQCAIKVMNPSLVNDTESSQRFAREASNAARILHPNVAAVFDYGEADKVVYLVMEYVDGESLSSILQKDGALDPRRAIDLARQVADGLHAAHELGIVHRDLKPDNVIVTRNRAGKEIAKVVDFGIAKAVNDSKEDALTKSGLVIGTPEYMSPEQLLGDPVDARTDVYALGCILFQCLTGNAAFAADTREQMIRRRLHEPAPHIRDLIPALPARLDTLIVHMLARSPSDRVATAAEARDQLDPALTLSGWDPRTMTQGVGDSSDATSIMPAAVITAPTDTQVGGTSVAPAKKGGRGALIGSLIGVVAIAAAVVFFVNRPHGKQPAATPPTTVQTDSAHAAPPGVAATNPAIDTSGTAKGPGALVSPKADTTPPKPLKPALDTAAISALVVAIKSGDIEKVAQKFPGMTDDQRKYLSFIFNPNQTIGATKAVWASATFTGDTAKMPLEIRVPVTQKGTGSTTLVALKYGAVFVQSKSGKYALVALLPRQ from the coding sequence ATGGCCGATCACCAGGACGACGACGAACAGCCTTCCGCGGCGGGACCCGCCGGCCAGCGCGCCGGGGGAACGGGCACGTCCGATACCGGCCCGCATCCCGCGGCTTCGCCGCATCCCCTGCTCGATAGCCATCTCGGCTCGGGGCTGATCGCACAACAGCCGACCCCGGCGCCCGATCAAACGGTCGCGGTCACCAAGGTCTGCCCGCAGTGCGGCGGCGAATACGAGACGTCCGACCGCTTCTGTCCAAAAGACGGTTCGCCACTCCGGCCAAAGACGGGCGGGGATCCGCTCGTCGGCCGAGTCATCGCCGATCGCTATCTCATTCTGGCACGCCTCGGCGAAGGCGGGATGGGACGGGTGTATCTGGCGGAGCACGTGAAGATGAACCGCCAATGCGCGATCAAAGTGATGAACCCGTCGCTCGTGAACGACACCGAGTCGTCACAGCGATTCGCGCGCGAGGCGTCGAACGCCGCGCGCATTTTGCACCCGAACGTCGCCGCGGTCTTCGACTACGGCGAAGCGGACAAGGTCGTCTACCTGGTCATGGAGTACGTCGACGGCGAGTCGCTGTCGTCGATCCTCCAGAAAGACGGCGCGCTCGATCCGCGCCGCGCGATCGATCTCGCGCGCCAGGTCGCCGACGGACTCCATGCCGCGCATGAGCTCGGCATCGTCCATCGCGATCTCAAGCCCGACAACGTCATCGTCACACGGAATCGCGCGGGCAAAGAGATCGCAAAGGTCGTCGACTTCGGTATCGCGAAGGCGGTAAACGACTCGAAGGAAGACGCGCTCACCAAGAGCGGACTCGTGATCGGCACGCCCGAGTACATGAGTCCCGAGCAGCTGCTCGGTGATCCGGTCGACGCGCGCACCGACGTGTACGCGCTCGGCTGCATTCTCTTCCAGTGTCTGACGGGCAATGCCGCGTTCGCCGCCGACACTCGCGAGCAGATGATTCGACGACGCCTGCACGAGCCGGCGCCGCACATTCGAGATCTCATACCGGCGTTGCCGGCGCGGCTCGACACGCTGATCGTGCACATGCTGGCCCGCTCGCCGAGCGATCGGGTGGCGACGGCGGCGGAAGCACGCGATCAGCTGGATCCGGCGTTGACGTTGAGCGGCTGGGATCCGCGCACGATGACGCAGGGCGTGGGCGACAGCAGCGACGCGACGAGCATTATGCCGGCCGCGGTGATCACGGCGCCGACGGACACACAGGTCGGCGGCACGAGCGTCGCACCGGCGAAGAAGGGCGGGCGCGGAGCGTTGATCGGATCGTTGATCGGCGTGGTCGCGATCGCGGCGGCGGTCGTGTTCTTCGTGAACCGGCCGCATGGGAAGCAACCGGCGGCGACTCCTCCGACGACGGTTCAGACCGACTCGGCGCACGCGGCGCCACCCGGGGTCGCCGCGACGAATCCCGCGATTGACACGTCAGGGACAGCGAAGGGGCCCGGGGCGTTGGTATCGCCTAAGGCTGATACGACACCTCCGAAGCCGTTAAAACCGGCTCTCGACACCGCCGCGATCTCAGCGCTCGTCGTCGCAATCAAGAGCGGCGACATCGAGAAGGTGGCGCAGAAGTTCCCGGGAATGACCGACGATCAGCGAAAGTACCTGAGCTTCATCTTCAATCCGAATCAGACGATCGGCGCGACCAAGGCGGTTTGGGCTTCGGCGACGTTTACCGGCGACACGGCGAAGATGCCGCTCGAAATCCGTGTCCCTGTGACGCAGAAAGGAACCGGATCGACGACGTTGGTGGCGCTCAAATACGGCGCGGTCTTCGTCCAGAGCAAGAGCGGGAAATACGCTCTCGTCGCCTTGCTCCCGCGACAATAG
- a CDS encoding putative metal-dependent hydrolase: MEDLRYPVGRYQRPQSLTSDQRRTAIDAIAAAPTLLRSAISGLDDRQLDTPYRPDGWTVRQVVHHVPDSHLNAYTRFKLALTEDTPTIKPYDEAKWARLEDSRSTPIATSLALLDAVHDRWIRVLRAMSASDFARTLKHPENGVMNLDQMLALYEWHGKHHVAHVTNLRSRNGW; the protein is encoded by the coding sequence ATGGAAGATCTGCGATATCCCGTCGGACGCTACCAGCGGCCTCAGTCGCTGACGTCGGATCAAAGGCGCACCGCCATCGACGCGATTGCCGCTGCGCCCACGCTCCTCCGATCCGCGATCTCCGGACTCGACGACCGGCAGCTCGACACACCGTATCGACCCGACGGTTGGACCGTCCGGCAAGTCGTGCACCACGTACCCGACAGCCACCTGAACGCATACACGCGCTTCAAGCTCGCGCTCACGGAAGACACGCCGACCATCAAGCCGTACGACGAGGCGAAGTGGGCGCGTCTCGAGGATTCACGCTCCACGCCGATCGCGACGTCGCTCGCGCTGCTCGACGCGGTCCATGACCGGTGGATCCGGGTACTGCGCGCCATGTCGGCGTCCGACTTCGCGCGGACGCTGAAACATCCCGAGAACGGCGTGATGAACCTCGACCAGATGCTCGCCTTGTATGAATGGCATGGGAAGCACCACGTCGCGCATGTAACGAATCTTCGCAGCCGCAACGGATGGTGA
- a CDS encoding FAD-dependent oxidoreductase, giving the protein MAGSNELTGPDLSEGVDAASIERGGALLGHASGEAVLLVRPATGGGSDFCAIAATCTHYGGPLAEGLFDGDTVRCPWHHACFNVRTGEALHAPALSPVARWATELRDGKVVVTGKFERDPLAPSGSASFTRDPSIRNVVIVGAGAAGSAAAEMLRRCGHDGAITMVDSDDAAPYDRPNLSKDYLAGNAPEEWIPLRPDDFYRGHGIEVVRSRVKRIDTSRKQIELENREPLTYDALLLATGAEPVRLDTPGGNLPHVRYLRTLADSRAIIAAAEKARHAVVVGSSFIGLEVAASLRARNVGVDVVAPETLPLGRVLGDHLGTFIKGLHEEHGVVFHLGHTAQRIEEDAVVLDDGTRLPADLVVFGVGVKPRLVLAEDAGLNMDKGVVVDEFLRTSAASVYAAGDIARWPDPHTGDRIRVEHWVVAQRQGQAAARNMLGAHEPFDAVPFFWSAHYDISINYVGHAEKWDKVEVSGKAAKHDVAVRFLRGGQLLALATLFRDEESLKGEFDMERQTGAVAGAR; this is encoded by the coding sequence ATGGCCGGGTCGAACGAGCTGACGGGTCCTGATCTCAGCGAAGGCGTCGACGCAGCGAGTATCGAGCGCGGCGGAGCGCTCCTCGGTCACGCAAGTGGCGAAGCTGTGCTGCTCGTCAGGCCTGCCACGGGCGGGGGCAGCGACTTCTGCGCGATCGCCGCGACGTGCACGCACTACGGCGGTCCGCTCGCCGAGGGACTGTTCGATGGCGACACAGTTCGGTGTCCGTGGCACCACGCGTGTTTCAACGTTCGTACGGGCGAAGCGTTGCACGCGCCCGCCCTCTCTCCCGTCGCGCGTTGGGCAACGGAGCTGCGCGACGGCAAAGTCGTCGTGACCGGCAAGTTCGAGCGAGACCCACTCGCGCCTTCGGGATCCGCGTCGTTCACGCGCGACCCGTCGATCAGGAACGTGGTGATCGTCGGGGCCGGCGCGGCGGGAAGCGCGGCCGCGGAAATGCTTCGCCGCTGCGGGCACGATGGCGCAATCACGATGGTCGACTCCGATGACGCCGCGCCCTACGACCGGCCCAATCTCTCGAAGGATTACCTCGCCGGAAACGCCCCGGAAGAATGGATTCCGCTTCGTCCGGACGACTTCTATCGCGGTCACGGCATCGAGGTCGTGCGGAGCCGAGTCAAGCGAATCGACACGTCGCGGAAGCAAATCGAGCTCGAGAACCGAGAGCCGCTCACGTACGACGCGCTCCTCCTGGCCACGGGCGCCGAACCGGTCCGACTCGACACGCCGGGAGGGAACCTGCCGCACGTCCGCTACCTGCGAACGCTCGCCGACAGCCGCGCGATCATCGCCGCGGCTGAGAAAGCCAGGCATGCGGTCGTCGTCGGATCGAGCTTCATCGGTCTCGAAGTCGCTGCGTCGCTGCGCGCGCGAAATGTCGGCGTCGACGTCGTCGCCCCGGAAACGCTTCCCCTCGGGCGCGTGCTCGGCGATCACCTCGGCACGTTCATCAAAGGGCTGCACGAGGAGCACGGAGTCGTCTTCCATCTCGGACACACCGCGCAGCGAATCGAGGAGGACGCGGTCGTGCTCGACGACGGCACCCGGTTGCCGGCGGATCTCGTGGTGTTCGGCGTCGGCGTGAAGCCGCGTCTCGTACTCGCGGAAGACGCCGGCCTGAACATGGACAAAGGCGTGGTCGTTGACGAGTTCCTTCGGACGAGCGCGGCGAGCGTGTACGCGGCGGGCGACATCGCGCGATGGCCGGACCCGCACACGGGCGACCGGATCCGTGTCGAGCATTGGGTCGTGGCGCAGCGGCAGGGACAAGCGGCGGCTCGCAACATGCTCGGCGCGCACGAGCCATTCGACGCGGTCCCGTTCTTCTGGAGCGCGCACTACGACATCAGCATCAACTACGTCGGGCACGCCGAAAAGTGGGACAAGGTCGAGGTGTCCGGCAAGGCGGCCAAGCACGACGTCGCCGTGCGTTTCCTGCGCGGCGGCCAACTGTTGGCCCTGGCGACGTTGTTCCGCGACGAAGAAAGCCTCAAGGGCGAGTTCGACATGGAGCGGCAGACGGGAGCAGTGGCCGGGGCCCGGTGA
- a CDS encoding BlaI/MecI/CopY family transcriptional regulator, with protein sequence MPRTASTSTNLSRRERQIMDVVYSAGGATAATIHARLPDPPVAAAVRTMLRILESKGHLRHEKDGPRHVYYPTTPRNVAQKSAVRHLIGTFFGGSRTAAVVALLDDADRPLTGAERSELANVIKRLRAEGK encoded by the coding sequence ATGCCTCGAACCGCTTCGACTTCGACCAACCTGAGCCGCCGAGAGCGGCAAATCATGGACGTGGTGTATTCTGCCGGTGGCGCAACGGCGGCGACCATCCACGCGCGTCTTCCCGATCCGCCGGTTGCCGCGGCGGTTCGGACGATGCTGCGCATCCTCGAGAGCAAAGGGCACCTGCGCCACGAGAAAGATGGTCCGCGGCACGTCTACTATCCGACCACACCGCGCAACGTCGCCCAAAAGAGCGCCGTGCGTCATCTCATCGGCACGTTTTTCGGCGGGTCGCGCACGGCAGCCGTGGTCGCGTTGCTCGATGACGCGGATCGCCCCCTCACGGGAGCCGAGCGCAGCGAATTGGCGAACGTCATCAAACGATTACGGGCCGAGGGGAAATAG
- a CDS encoding M56 family metallopeptidase codes for MVTLADFPVSAADSARAAASVYTASLLATAPIVGAAVGALALRRASAEGRVLVWRAAAVLLLVAFVGRVLPLRLAGWSVPSVVAAPLVALGRIRVADFAPHRLAGGPDWIQFAFAAYLAGVLVALVPTAVASRRARRMLARARALNGDRSWASDLENSRSRLGVRRGVRLFRSGDVAVPMTWGVLRPVIVLPAAADGWSRASRRMVLCHELAHVRRGDWAFGLVARVAGALYWFHPGAWWIGRSLRRDTERAADDRVISSGVARSDYAELLIAVSSAGPPSVQTALALSAGGRGEGPLRSRLALILDARHDVRPLAKRWVLAVTAACAISSVPLGAVEVVPTRDVLASLMRDSRWESRAYAVIGLAHHPDTVAFARSAAERDPSPRVRAWARYALGLRPDSASASPAALR; via the coding sequence ATGGTGACGCTCGCCGACTTTCCGGTTTCCGCCGCGGACAGCGCGCGCGCCGCCGCGTCGGTGTACACCGCGTCGCTGTTGGCCACCGCGCCGATCGTCGGCGCCGCCGTGGGAGCGCTCGCGCTTCGTCGCGCGTCGGCCGAAGGGCGAGTGCTCGTGTGGCGTGCCGCGGCCGTGCTGCTGCTCGTCGCTTTCGTAGGCCGCGTCCTTCCGCTGCGTCTCGCCGGGTGGTCGGTTCCGTCCGTCGTCGCCGCGCCGCTCGTCGCGCTCGGGCGCATTCGCGTCGCGGACTTCGCGCCGCATCGGTTGGCGGGTGGACCGGACTGGATTCAATTCGCGTTCGCCGCGTACCTCGCGGGCGTGCTGGTCGCGCTGGTGCCGACGGCCGTGGCGTCCAGGCGTGCGCGGAGAATGCTGGCTCGAGCGCGGGCGCTAAACGGCGATCGGTCATGGGCGAGCGACTTGGAGAATTCTCGATCGCGGCTCGGCGTCCGCCGCGGCGTCCGGTTGTTCCGAAGCGGCGACGTGGCTGTGCCGATGACGTGGGGTGTCCTGCGTCCGGTGATCGTGTTGCCGGCTGCGGCCGACGGTTGGTCGCGAGCTTCGCGCCGGATGGTGCTTTGTCACGAGCTCGCGCACGTGCGCCGCGGCGACTGGGCGTTCGGGCTCGTCGCTCGCGTCGCGGGCGCGCTCTACTGGTTCCATCCCGGTGCGTGGTGGATCGGGCGGTCGCTGCGTCGAGACACAGAACGCGCCGCCGATGACCGAGTGATCTCGTCGGGCGTCGCACGCAGCGACTACGCGGAGCTCCTGATCGCCGTGTCGTCGGCCGGCCCGCCGAGCGTGCAAACGGCGCTCGCGCTCTCGGCCGGAGGCCGCGGGGAGGGGCCGCTGCGCTCGCGTCTCGCTTTGATTCTCGACGCGCGACATGACGTCCGGCCGCTGGCGAAACGCTGGGTGCTCGCGGTGACCGCCGCGTGCGCGATCTCGTCGGTGCCTCTGGGAGCGGTGGAGGTCGTGCCGACGCGCGACGTGCTCGCGAGCTTGATGCGCGATTCGCGATGGGAATCGCGCGCGTACGCCGTGATCGGGTTGGCGCATCACCCGGACACGGTCGCGTTTGCGCGTAGCGCCGCTGAGCGCGACCCGAGTCCGCGCGTGCGGGCGTGGGCGCGCTACGCGCTCGGCCTGCGCCCCGACAGCGCGTCGGCTTCACCGGCCGCGCTTCGATAG
- a CDS encoding DUF2723 domain-containing protein translates to MRAADWLKETKNYLLLITVAAFGAGFVDLVRGGITVSAILLAIAYCILVPLVIWHRTSGGETGNAEGERPSYPAAGIVSACVLGLYLLTLAPSTAMWDTSEYIAAAYTFGLPHPPGNPLFVIVGRAFSLLPVAPSVASRINVLAAIASAVAAGCWFLITEHVLRGWLRSRALRIVGATAGALIGALAFTVWNQSVVNEKVYTVSLAGIAIVSWLAVRWTRDPEGPFGDRRLVLAAYLCGLGYANHMAGMLPVGALGVAILAIRPRTLLRGRLMFACAGAALLGLSPFATQPIRAAYFPAVNEGEPTGCRTKLELSCTLSKATLDSFLYNFNRGQYAKPSLENRQASLGEQVGMWWLYFKWQWMRDADESWPLTQSLLAATFLVLGLAGARAHAARDRPSFWYFSALMFTMTLLLVYYLNFKLGSSQNPTSPQDHEVRDRDYFFIWSFSAWGVWAALGLVYVWESLAALVGTRDAKKGKPSEAEPTGWGWVLTSPAMALALVPLATNWSAAPRSHHQATRNVAADMLNSVEPYGVLVTVGDNDTFPLWYAQEVEGIRRDVVVANTSLLNTEWYARQIIRRPIYDYDAARGPAIYRDKVWHKPTAPPLHMTFADADSYPEYIQLPGAMVFNSGALHATIDPRRLENGVLMRADALVLRMIQDSWPDRPIYFARSAGGYPRSLGLGDNVLTQGLASKLFVPPTAQTRDTVYIEGDAWLDVARSRALWNDVFTGPRAIASEGRWVDRPSVSMPALYLFGGVELSEALRAEGDSRGASAVLATTRDVARATRLDDVVRGVEQAMRRPETADSAGVTLAPAGETRLKTQSAEPIKPRRR, encoded by the coding sequence ATGCGGGCTGCCGATTGGCTCAAAGAGACAAAAAATTATCTATTACTCATTACCGTCGCGGCGTTCGGCGCCGGGTTCGTCGACCTCGTCCGCGGCGGCATCACGGTATCGGCCATCCTTCTCGCGATCGCGTACTGCATTCTGGTGCCGCTCGTGATCTGGCATCGGACCAGCGGGGGAGAAACGGGCAACGCGGAAGGGGAGCGGCCGTCGTATCCCGCCGCGGGAATCGTCTCGGCGTGCGTGCTCGGGCTCTATCTGCTGACGCTGGCGCCGTCCACGGCGATGTGGGACACGAGCGAATACATCGCGGCCGCCTATACGTTCGGCCTGCCGCATCCACCAGGAAACCCGTTGTTCGTGATCGTCGGCCGGGCGTTCTCGCTGCTGCCGGTCGCGCCATCGGTCGCGTCGCGAATCAACGTGCTCGCGGCGATCGCGAGCGCGGTGGCGGCAGGGTGCTGGTTCCTGATCACGGAGCACGTGTTGCGCGGCTGGCTTCGGTCGCGAGCGCTGCGGATCGTCGGCGCCACGGCGGGCGCGTTGATCGGCGCGCTCGCGTTCACGGTGTGGAACCAGTCGGTCGTGAACGAAAAGGTGTACACCGTTTCGCTCGCCGGAATCGCGATTGTCTCGTGGCTTGCTGTGCGTTGGACGCGCGACCCTGAGGGGCCGTTCGGCGACCGTCGTCTCGTGCTCGCGGCGTATCTGTGCGGCCTCGGGTACGCGAACCACATGGCGGGCATGCTTCCGGTCGGCGCGCTGGGCGTCGCGATTCTGGCAATTCGTCCGCGTACGCTGCTCCGCGGGCGGCTCATGTTCGCGTGCGCCGGCGCCGCTCTCCTCGGATTGAGCCCGTTCGCCACGCAACCGATTCGCGCGGCGTACTTCCCGGCGGTGAACGAAGGCGAGCCCACCGGCTGCCGCACGAAGCTCGAGCTGTCGTGCACGCTCTCGAAGGCGACGCTCGATTCGTTCCTCTACAACTTCAACCGCGGACAGTACGCCAAGCCTTCGCTCGAGAACCGCCAGGCGAGCCTCGGCGAACAGGTCGGCATGTGGTGGCTCTACTTCAAGTGGCAATGGATGCGCGACGCGGACGAGTCGTGGCCGCTCACGCAGTCGCTGCTTGCGGCGACCTTTCTCGTGCTGGGGCTCGCTGGCGCGCGGGCGCACGCGGCGCGTGACCGGCCGAGCTTCTGGTACTTCAGCGCGCTCATGTTCACGATGACGCTGCTGCTGGTCTACTATCTCAACTTCAAGCTTGGGAGCTCCCAGAATCCGACGTCGCCGCAGGACCATGAGGTTCGCGATCGCGACTACTTCTTCATCTGGAGCTTTTCGGCGTGGGGAGTGTGGGCGGCTCTGGGGCTGGTCTACGTGTGGGAGTCGCTGGCGGCGCTCGTCGGAACTCGCGACGCAAAGAAGGGAAAACCATCGGAGGCCGAGCCGACCGGGTGGGGGTGGGTGTTGACGTCACCGGCGATGGCGCTCGCGCTGGTTCCGCTGGCGACGAACTGGAGTGCGGCGCCGCGCTCGCATCATCAGGCGACGCGCAACGTCGCGGCGGACATGCTGAACTCGGTCGAGCCGTACGGCGTGCTCGTCACCGTCGGCGACAACGACACCTTCCCGCTGTGGTACGCGCAGGAAGTCGAGGGAATTCGCCGCGACGTCGTGGTGGCGAACACGTCGCTGCTGAACACCGAGTGGTACGCGCGGCAGATCATCAGGCGCCCGATCTACGACTACGATGCGGCGCGGGGTCCGGCGATTTATCGCGACAAGGTCTGGCACAAGCCGACCGCTCCGCCGCTTCACATGACGTTCGCCGACGCCGATTCGTATCCAGAATACATTCAGCTCCCGGGGGCGATGGTGTTCAACAGCGGCGCGCTACACGCGACGATCGACCCGCGGCGGTTGGAGAACGGCGTCCTCATGCGCGCCGACGCTCTCGTGCTGCGGATGATTCAGGATTCGTGGCCGGATCGTCCCATCTATTTCGCGCGATCCGCCGGCGGATATCCGCGGTCGCTCGGACTCGGCGACAACGTGTTGACGCAAGGGTTGGCCTCGAAGCTGTTCGTGCCACCAACCGCGCAGACGCGAGACACCGTCTACATCGAAGGCGACGCTTGGCTCGACGTGGCGCGATCGCGGGCGTTGTGGAACGACGTGTTCACGGGGCCGCGCGCGATCGCATCCGAAGGGCGTTGGGTAGACCGGCCGTCGGTGAGCATGCCGGCGCTGTACCTGTTCGGCGGTGTCGAGCTGTCCGAGGCGTTGCGCGCCGAGGGCGATTCGAGGGGCGCGAGCGCGGTGTTGGCGACGACGCGCGACGTGGCGCGCGCGACGCGGCTGGACGACGTCGTTCGCGGGGTGGAGCAGGCGATGCGCCGCCCAGAGACGGCGGACTCCGCCGGCGTGACGCTCGCGCCGGCCGGGGAGACGCGGCTCAAGACGCAGAGTGCCGAGCCGATCAAGCCGCGCCGCCGTTGA